GATCATCTCTACGAGTTCCTCGACAAGGAGATGCCGGACTCGGACTGCGTCAAGTTCGAGCACCACTTCGAGGAGTGCTCGCCCTGTCTGGAGAAGTACGGGCTGGAGCAGGCCGTGAAGAAGCTGGTCAAGCGGTGCTGCGGACAGGACGACGTGCCGGGTGACCTGCGCGCCAAGGTCATGGGCAGGCTCGACCTGATCCGGTCGGGACAGTCCGTGCCCGAGCACGACGTCACGGCCGCACCGCCGACTCCCCAGGAGTCCTGAGCCCTCACGAGTCACTCGTACGTGCTAATCCGCGGGTTATCTGCCCGCGGCCTCCCCACCGCCGTCCTAGGCTCCGGAGCCTGACAGACGTGGTCGGGGGGAGGGGATCATGGACGCGGTACCGGCTCGGGCGCGCATGTACGTCGCCGGTGTCGTCCTGGCCGCACTGCTCTGTCTGCGGCCACTGCCCGCGCTACCCACGCCCTGGCGGGCGGTGCTGCTGCTCGCCGGGCTGTACGCGGGCTCCGAGCTGGTCGCGCGGTCCCGCTCCGTCGGTACCTGCTACCCCGTCCTGCTGGCGGGTGCCTTCCTGCTCCCGCCGTCCGCCGCGGCGCTCGTCGCACTGCCGGGAGCCCTGCTGTCCCCGGTGCCGAGGCGGCCCTTCGCGCTGCGGCGTGCATGGCGGGCGGCACAGCTGACGCTCGCCGTCTGGGCCGCCGCGTACGTCCACGGGCGGCTCGGCGGGCGGGACGTGCTCGTCGAGCCCGACTTCCCGTACGCGCTCGTGCCGGCCGGGGCCGCGGTACTGGCGTTCTGCCTGGTGCTCACCCTGCTGGACGGCGGCATCCTGGCGCTCGCCGACCATGTGCCGGCGAGCCGGACGTGGCGGGGCCTGTTCACCAGGACGCTCGGACCGGTCGCCGTGCACGGGCTCGCCGGGCTGATGATGGCCGTCCTGTGGCGCAGCCCGTACGGTCCGGTGGCCGCGCTGCTCGTGCTGCTGCCGATGTGTGTCGCGTGGTGGGCGTTCGCCCAGTACCACCGGGAGCGGGCCGCGCACCAGGCGACCATCCGCGCGCTGGTGCAGGCCGTGGACATCAAGGACGGCTACACCCGCGGACACAGTGAGCGCGTCGGCCGGGCCACCATGATGATCGCCCGTGAGCTGGGCATGGACGACGAGCGCGTCGAGACGCTCCGTTTCGCCGGCATCCTGCACGACGTGGGCAAGCTCGGCGTACCCACCCGGCTGCTGCGCAAGGAGGGGGCGCTGACGCCCGAGGAACGGCGGGTGATCGAACTGCACCCGGAGTACGGGCACGAGATGGTGCGCGGCATCCGCTTCCTGGGAGAGGCCCGGGCCGCCGTCCTCCACCACCACGAACGGCTGGACGGCAGCGGCTACCCCTACGGCCTGGTCGGCGACCGCATCCCCGAGTCGGCCCGCGTGGTGGCCGTCGCCGACGCCTTCGACGCGATGACCTCCACCCGCTCCTACCGCAGGGCCCGCCCCGTCGCCGCGGCGGTGGAGGAGCTCCAACGGTGTGCCGGGAAGCAGTTCGACCCCCGGATGGTGGGCGCGCTGGTCCGCGCCCTGGGCCGGCACGGCTGGCACCCGTCGGTCACGGCCGACGGCACCCCCGCACCCCCGACGGCCGCGGCGACGCCCGGCCGGCCCCGCGGCGAGGGCGCGCGCGACAGCGTCGGGAGGCGGGCCGTATGAGCGAGCCCCGGCCGCGGGGGCGGCTTCCTCTGGTGCCCCGGTGGCGGGGTCGGCCGCCGCTGGTCCCCCCGTTACGGGGCCGGCTTCCTCTGGTGCCCCACCTCATCCGCGCCGCCGCCGGACTCGTCGCCGTGCTCTGCCTCACCTCCGTGCTGTGGTCGGGGCTCGTCCACCGGCCCGTCGCGCTCGCCTTCGGTGTGCTGGTCACCCTCGGTGAGCTGACCCGCCGCGCCGACGCCGAGGCCCGCGAGGCGGCTCCGCTCGGCGCCGCCGGGGCACTGGCGTACGCGCTGCTCGGAGAGGTCACCGGGCGGCCCGCCCCGCACGGCGTCGCCCAGACCGTCACCGTCGTCCTCGCCGCCTCGCTGGCCGGCAGCGTGCCCTACATAGCCCGCGGCGGTGGGCCCGTCCTCGACCACCTGGCGCGGCGGGTGCTCACCGTCGCCTTCGCCGCCGTGTGCTTCCAGCCGCTCTCCGGCCAGGGCACCTTCCGCGACTGGAGCGGCCCCGCGTACGCGCTGCTGCTGATCGCACTGCTCGCCCTGACCACGCTGTGCGACGCCGTGCTCGCCGCGGCACCCGCGCACGCCCGCACCGGCTGGCCCTTCGGCCCGCTGCTGCGCGAGGAGCTGCGCGGCATGGTCGGAATCACCTCCGCGGTGTGCGCGACCGGGGTGGTGATGGCGCTCGCGGTGGGCGTCGCGGGCCTCTGGGCGCTCCCCGTCTTCTGCGTGCCGCTGCTGCTCGCCCAGCTGTCCTACCGTCGCTACGCGGCCGTCCGGGCCACCTACCGGCAGACCATCGCTTCCCTGGCCAGGGCGACCGAGATCGCCGGGTACACCCCGGCCGGGCACGCGCGCCGCGTCGCCGAGCTGAGCGGGGCCGTGGGCCGCGACCTGGGGCTGTCGGGGGCCGAGCTGACCGTGCTGGAGTACGCGGCCCTGATGCACGACATCGGCCAGCTCAGCCTGGTCGACCCGGTCCCGGCGGGCGCCACCGCCGGCCTGCCCGCCCCGGAACAGCGGCGGATCGCGCTGCTCGGCGGAGCCGTGGTCCGTCAGACCGGCGTCGACCCGGCCGTCGCGGTGGTCGTGGAGCGCCAGGCCGACCCCTGCCGGGAGCAGCCGGCGGCCGCGCGGATCGTACGGGTCGTGAACGCCTACGAGGAGAAGGCGCGGGACGCCGGTCCCGGCGGCGGTCTCACGGCCCTGGAGGAGCTGCGCCTGGCCACCGCGGACGACTACGCTCCGGACGTGGTGGAAGCACTGGCCCGAGTGCTTTCGCGAGGCAGTCTTACCTCGCCCTCGGCTGGGTAACCCATGGGTAATGAGCGCCTCTACACCCGTACGTGGTTTGATGCGCAGGAAAGGGTGTCCGGGGGCGCGAAAGGCACAGCCAGCCCACAGAACGGAACTGGCAGGCGGGAATCGTGAGGATCTTCGGCAAGGCACGGCACCGGCCCTCCGCCTCCTGGCGGCAGGCCACCGACCGCGCGTTCACGCTGATCGGCGACGGTCGCTACGAGGACGCGGGGGCGCTGCTGACGCGGGCCGCCGACCTGGAACCCTGGCTCTCGGAGTCGTGGTTCAACCTCGCCCTGCTGCACAAGTTCCGGCACGACTGGGAGCAGGCCAGAGCGGCCGGACTGCGGGCCGTCGCGCTCCTCGACCGGGACACCGGCGCCCCCGACTGGTGGAACGTCGGCATCGCGGCGACCGCTCTGCAGGACTGGCCGCTGGCCCGCCGGGCCTGGCAGGCGTACGGACTGCGCACCCCCGGGGACGCGACGGACGCCGGTGAGCCGCTCGGCATGGAACTCGGCAGCGCGGCCGTACGGCTGTCCCCCGAGGGGGAGGCCGAGGTCGTGTGGGGGCGGCGCCTGGACCCCGCCCGCGTGGAGGTGCTGTCCATCCCGCTGCCGTCCTCCGGGCGGCGCTGGGGCGAGGTCGTCCTGCATGACGGGGTGCCGCACGGAGAGCGGTCCACCGCGGCCGGGCACTCCTACCCCGTCTTCGACGAGATCGAGCTGTGGGCGCCGTCGCCCGTGCCCACCTGGGTCGTCCTCCTGGAGGCGGCCACCGAGTCCGACCGGGACGCGCTGGAGCAACTGGCGGCCGACGCCGGGTTCGCCGCCGAGGACTGGTCGTCCTCGGTCCGGCTGCTGTGCCGGATGTGCTCGGAGTCCCGGATGCCGTCCGACGAGGGCGAGGGCGAGCACCTCGACCCGCACGACCACAGCGAACCGGGGCATCCCGGGCCCCTCGGGCACCGTACGGACGGGCAGCTGTGGGTGCCGGAGCGGGAGTGCGGGGTGGCCGCGCCGGCCGCGCTGGTGAAGGGGTTGTTGGACGGGTGGGTCGCGGACAGTCCTGATTCTCGGGATTGGCGGGATCTGGAAGAGGTCTGCTGAGGCTCTTGGCCGACTGCGGGTTCGTCGTGGCTGGTCGCGCCCACGCGGCGGAGCCGCATATCGACACAGTCCCGCGCCCCTGAAGCGGGGCGTCACCGTACCCTGTATCAAGCATTCAGCCAGGTTCATCCAGGAAGGCATACGTCGGTCATGGCCCAGCAGGACACCGATCAGCAGCACGTGGGCGTGCTCCCCGTGGACGACGAGGGCTTCGTCGTCGACACCGAGGACTGCGAGGAGCGCGAGGCGGCCTGGCGTGAGCGGGGCGCCTCGCGGCCGATCACGGTGGTCGGCAATCCGGTGCTGCACACGGAGTGCGCGGACGTCACCGACTTCGGCGAGGATTTCCAGCAACTGGTGGCGGACATGTTCGCCAGCCAGCGCACCGCCGAGGGGGTGGGCCTGGCCGCCAACCAGATCGGCGTCTCCCAGAAGGTCTTCGTCTACGACTGCCCCGACGACGAGGGCGTCCGCCACGTCGGCGTCGTCTGCAACCCGGTGCTCGTCGAACTGCCCGCCGACCGGCGCCGCCTCGACGACAGCAACGAGGGCTGCCTCTCCGTGCCGACCGCCTACGCGCCGCTGGCCCGTCCCGACTACGCCGAGGTGACCGGGCAGGACGAGAAGGGCAACCCGGTCAAGGTGCGGGGCACCGGCTACTTCGCACGGTGTTTGCAGCACGAGACGGATCACCTGTACGGGTACCTGTACATCGACCGGCTCTCCAAGCGGGAGCGCAAGGACGCGCTGCGGCAGATGGCCGAGAACGAGCCCCGCTACCCCGTGGTCGCGAACGACTGAAACAGCCCCACCGATCACACCGGTCACACATCTCCCTTGCGCACGGCGCCTGTTCGGGTCTCACCCCGGGCGGGCGCCGTTCGTCTGCCGAAACCTGCCACACAACAGGAGAATTCAGGCACCTGGGGGTAGTGAATGGAGCAAATCCGTTCCCAGAACGGTCAGTTGTGGTGCTGAATGGGAAGTGCGGGGATTCGCAACGGCGCACGCCCCGCTCAGCGAGAGGGGTGCGCCACCGGCGGCTGAGAGGGGTTTGTTCGTGCATGCTTTCCCACACGGCACCACAGCGACACCAACCGCGATCGCAGTACCGTCATCGCTCCGTCTCCCGGTGATCGAGGCGGCATTTCCCCGGAAACTGCACCCGTATTGGCCGAGGCTCCAGGAGAAGACACGTACCTGGCTGCTCGAAAAGCGGCTCATGCCGGCGGACAAGGTCGAGGAATATGCCGACGGCCTGTGCTACACGGACCTCATGGCGGGGTACTACCTGGGCGCCCCCGAGCCGGTCCTGCAGGCGATAGCGGACTACAGCGCGTGGTTCTTCGTCTGGGACGACCGGCACGACCGGGACATCGTCCACGGCCGGGCCGGCGCCTGGCGGCGACTGCGCGACCTGTTGCACACGGCACTCGACTCACCCGGGGAACACCTGCACCACGAGGACACTCTGGTGGCCGGGTTCGCCGACAGTGTGCGGCGCCTGTACGCCTTCCTGCCGACGACCTGGAACGCCCGGTTCGCCCGGCACTTCCACGCGGTGATCGAGGCGTACGACCGGGAATTCCACAACCGCATCCGCGGAATCGTGCCCGGAGTCGAGGAGTACCTGGAACTGCGTCGGCTCACCTTCGCCCACTGGATCTGGACCGACCTGCTGGAGCCGAGCGCGGGCTGCGAACTGCCGGACACGGTACGGAAACACCCGGCATATCGCAGGGCGGCGCTGCTGAGTCAGGAATTCGCGGCCTGGTACAACGACCTCTGCTCGCTGCCCAAGGAAATCGCGGGCGACGAGGTCCACAATCTCGGCATCAGTCTCATCACACATCAGGGACTCACCCTGGAAGAAGCCATTGTGGAAGTCAGGCGACGCGTCGAGGAATCCATCACCGAATTCCTCGTGGTGGAGCAGGACGCGTTACGGTTCGCCGACGCACTCGCCGACGGGACCGTACGCGGAAAGGAACTGAGCGGCGCCGTGCGGACCAACGTCGGCAATATGCGGAACTGGTTCAGTTCCGTCTACTGGTTCCATCACGAGTCCGGCCGGTACATGGTCGACAGCTGGGACGACCGGTCCACACCCCCGTACGTCGACAACGAAGCGGCAGGTGAGAAATGACCGTCGAGTCCGTCAACCCCGAGACCCGCGCGGAAGCGGCGCCGGAGCTGCGCGAGCCGCCCTTCGCGGGTGGCGGCGTACCCCTGCTCGGCCACGGCTGGCGGCTGGCCCGCGACCCGCTGGCCTACATGTCCCAGCTGCGCGACCACGGCGACATCGTGCGCATCAGGCTGGGCCCGAAGACCGTCTACGCGGTCACCGCCCCCGAACTCACCGGCGCCCTCGCGCTGAGCCCCGACTACCACATAGCCGGTCCGCTGTGGGAGTCGCTGGAGGGCCTGCTCGGCAAGGAGGGCGTGGCGACCGCCAACGGCCCGCTCCACCGGCGTCAGCGTCGCACCATCCAGCCGGCCTTCAAACTCGACGCGATCCCCGCGTACGGGCCGATCATGGAGGAGGAGGCGCACGCGCTCACCGAGCGCTGGCGGGCGGGCCAGACCGTCGACGCGACCTCCGAGTCCTTCCGGGTGGCGGTGCGCGTCGCGGCCCGCTGCCTGCTGCGCGGGCAGTACATGGACGAGCGCGCCGAGCGGCTGTGCGTCGCGCTCGCCACCGTCTTCCGGGGCATGTACCGGCGCATGGTCGTCCCGCTCGGACCGCTCTACCGGCTGCCCCTTCCGGCCAACCGCAAATTCAACAGCGCGTTGGCCGATCTGCATCTGCTGGTGGACGAGATCATCACCGAGCGCCGAGCATCCGGTCAAAAGCCGGACGATTTGCTCACGGCATTGCTGGAGGCGAAGGACGACAATGGCGACCCGATCGGGGAACAGGAGATCCACGACCAGGTCGTCGCGATACTCACCCCGGGCAGTGAAACCATCGCCTCCACGATCATGTGGTTGCTGCAGGCACTTGCCGACCACCCGGAACATGCCGACCGCATACGCGACGAAGTCGAAGCGGTGACCGGCGGACGCCCCGTGGCATTCAGGGACGTCCGCAAACTCACGCACACCGGCAATGTCATCCTGGAAGCCATGCGTTTGCGCCCGGCCGTATGGGTATTGACCCGCCGCTCGGTGGCCGAGACCGAACTCGGTGGCTATCGCATTCCGGCCGGTTCGGACATCATCTACAGTCCGTACGCAATCCAGCGCGATGCGAAGTCGTACGCCGACAACCTGGAGTTCGATCCGGACCGCTGGCTTCCGGAGCGGGCGCGGGATGTGCCGAAATACGCCATGAAGCCGTTCAGCGTGGGCAATCGCAAGTGCCCCAGCGACCACTTCTCCATGGCACAGCTGACGCTGATCACGGCCGCGCTCGCCGCGAAGTACCGCTTCGAGCAGGTGGCCGGCTCGAACGACGCCGTGCGGGTCGGCATCACCCTGCGCCCGCACGACCTGCTGGTCAGGCCGGTGGCCCGGTGACGCTCAGGCGGCGGCCTCCGGGCCCCGGAAGGTGCGCCGGTAGGCGTGCGGGGTGGTGTCCAGGGCCCTGACGAACTGGTGCCTGAGGGCCGCCGCCGTACCGAAACCGGTGCGCCAGGCGATCGTGTCCATCGTCTCGTCCGTCGCCTCCAGCAGCCGCTGGGCCAGCAGCACGCGCTGGCGCAGGATCCAGCGGTAGGGAGTCGTGCCCGTCTCCTGCTGGAAGCGGCGGGCGAAGGTGCGTGGGGACATGTGCGCCCGGGCCGCGAGCTGTTCGACGGTGACCTCCTCGTCGAGGTGCTGCTCCATCCAGGCCAGCACCTCGCCGACGGTGTCGCAGGAGGAGCGCGGCAGCGGGCGTTCGATGTACTGCGCCTGTCCGCCGTCCCGGTGCGGCGGCACCACCATGCGCCGGGCGACCCGGTTGGCGACCTCAGGACCCTGTTCCTTGCGCACGATGTGCAGGCAGGCGTCGATCCCGGCGGCGGTGCCGGCGGAGGTGATCACCGGGTCCTCGTCGACGTAGAGCACGTCGGGCGCGACGACGGCCCGCGGGTACTGGCGGCTCAGCTCGGCCGCGTGGTGCCAGTGCACCGCGCACCGCCGCCCGTCCAGCAGCCCCGCGGCGCCCAGCACGAAGACCCCGGAGCACACGCTCAGGACGCGGGCGCCCCGGTCCACCGCCTGCCGCAGGGCGTCCAGCAGCTCGGGCGGATACTCCCGGCGCACGAAGTCGCTCCCGGCCGGCACGGTGATCAGGTCCGCCTCGGCCAGCCGGTCGAGACCGTACGGCGTGGAGACGGTCAGTCCGCCGACATGGGTGCCGAGCGCCGGGCCCTCCGCCGAGACCACCGCGAAGTCGTACTCCGGCAGGCCCTCGTCGCTCCGGTCGATGCCGAAGACCTCGCAGACCACGCCGAGTTCGAAGGGATGCACGCCGTCGAGCAGGACGGCGGCCACGTTTTCGAGCATGCTCCCAGTGTGCACCGGGAGTGGCAGGAAATCGAGGCCCTACGGCAGTCCTGCCACTCCCGGTAAGGAGTATCCGGCGCGACAGTGGTGTCATGAACGGAAACCAGATCGAAGCCCTGATCGGAATGCTCGTGACCTTCGGACTCCTGGTCCTCATGGTCCTCCCCTCGGTGATCGGCATCGTGCGCGACCGGCGCGTCGACCGTCAGATCAGGGAGGCCCGGGAGGGGAGGAGGGGAGAGGAGGTGCCTCAGAAGTCCTCGTCCAGGTCGACGGTTCCCTCCACCGCCACCTGGTACGCCGAGGGACGCCGCTCGAAGAAGTTGGTCAGCTCCTGAACACCCTGCAGCTCCATGAAGGAGAAGGGGTTCTCCGAGCCGTACACGGGGGCGAAGCCGAGGCGCGTCAGACGCTGGTCGGCGACGCACTCCAGGTACTCCCGCATCGAGTCGGTGTTCATGCCCGGGAGGCCGTCACCGCACAGGTCGCGCGCGAACTGCAGCTCGGCCTCGACGGCCTCCCGCAGCATGTCGGTGACCTGCTGCTCGAGCCGCTCGTCGAACAGCTCCGGCTCCTCCTTGCGCACGGTGTCGACCACGTCGAAGGCGAAGGACATGTGCATCGTCTCGTCCCGGAACACCCAGTTGGTGCCGGTGGCCAGACCGTGCAGCAGACCCCGGCTGCGGAACCAGTAGACGTACGCGAAGGCGCCGTAGAAGAACAGGCCCTCGATGCAGGCGGCGAAGCAGATGAGGTTCAGCAGGAAACGGCGGCGGTCGGCCTGGTTCTCCAGGCGGTCGATCGACTCGACCGAGTCCATCCACCTGAAGCAGAACTCGGCCTTCTCGCGGATGGACGGGATGTTCTCCACAGCCGCGAAGGCGGCGTTGCGGTCCTCCGGGTCGGGCAGGTAGGTGTCCAGCAGCGTCAGGTAGAACTGGACGTGGACGGCCTCCTCGAACAGCTGCCGCGACAGGTACAGGCGCGCCTCGGGGGAGTTGATGTGCTTGTAGAGGGTCAGCACCAGGTTGTTCGCCACGATCGAGTCACCGGTGGCGAAGAAGGCCACCAGCCGGCCGATCAGGTGCTGCTCCTCGGGGCTGAGCTTCGCGAGGTCGGCGACGTCCGAGTGGAGGTCGACCTCCTCGACGTGCCAGGTGTTCTTGATGGCGTCCCGGTAGCGCTCGTAGAAGTCGGGGTAGCGCATGGGGCGCAGGGTGAGTTCGAAGCCCGGGTCGAGCAGGTTCTTCGTGTTCATCGCAGTCGGCGCGGAGCGCCGTCCTCCAGTGGTGGTGGTCGGGCGACGGGCGGGCATTACTGGCAGGCCTCGCAGGACTCGGGGTTTTCAAGGGAGCAGGCGACCGCTTCGGGATCCGGGGTGGCCTGGGCGGGGACACTGGCCCGGCCGGCGGCGCGGGCGATCCGGGTCGCCGGGCGCGAACGCAGGTAGTACGTGGTCTTCAGGCCCTGCTTCCAGGCGTACGCGTACATCGAGGAGAGCTTCCCGATGGTCGGCGTCTCGAGGAACAGGTTCAGCGACTGGGCCTGGTCGAGGTACGGGGTGCGGGCGACGGCCATGTCGATCAGGCCGCGCTGCGGGATCTCCCAGGCGGTGCGGTACAGCGCGCGGACGTCCGCGGGGATCCAGGAGAACTCCTGGACCGAGCCGTTGGCCTCGCGCAGCGCCTCCCGGGTGCGGGCGTCCCACACGCCGAGCCGCTTGAGCTCGTTCACCAGGTACGAGTTGACCTGGAGGAACTCGCCGGACAGCGTCTCGCGCTTGAACAGGTTGGACACCTGCGGCTCGATGCACTCGTAGACGCCCGCGATGGAGGCGATGGTGGCGGTCGGCGCGATGGCGAGCAGCAGGGAGTTGCGCAGGCCGGTGGTGGCCATGCGCTCGCGCAGCGCCGCCCAGCGCTCCGGCCAGGCGGTCTCGACGCCGTAGTGGTCGGGGTGCAGCACGCCCCGGGCGGTACGGGTCTTCTCCCAGGCCGGCAGCGGGCCGTTGCGCTCGGCGAGGTCGGTGGACGTCTCGTACGCGGCGAGCATGATCCGCTCGGCGATGCGGGTGGACAGGGCCCTCGCCTCGGGCGAGTCGAAGGGCAGGCGCAGCTGGAAGAAGACGTCCTGCAGGCCCATCGCGCCCAGGCCGACCGGGCGCCAGCGGGCGTTGGAGCGGCCCGCCTGCTCGGTCGGGTAGAAGTTGATGTCGACGACCCGGTCCAGGAAGGTGACGGCGGTGCGGACGGTGGCGTCCAGCCGCTCCCAGTCGATGTCGCCCTTCGCCACGTCGACGAAGGCGCCGAGGTTGACCGAGCCCAGGTTGCAGACCGCCGTCTCGCCGTCGTCCGTGACCTCCAGGATCTCCGTGCAGAGGTTGGAGGAGTGGATGACGTTGCCCGGCTCGGCCGTCTGGTTGGCGGTGCGGTTGGCGGTGTCCTTGAAGGTCATCCAGCCGTTGCCGGTCTGCGCGAGGGTGCGCATCATGCGGCCGTACAGCTCACGGGCGGGCAGGGTCCTGCGGGCGAGCCCGGCGGCCTCGGCCGCGCGGTAGGCCGCGTCGAACTCCGCGCCGTACAGGTCGGTCAGCTCGGGCACGTCGGCGGGCGAGAACAGCGACCACTGGCCGTCGGCGTCCACGCGGCGCATGAACTCGTCCGGGATCCAGTGCGCCAGGTTCAGGTTGTGCGTGCGGCGGGCGTCCTCGCCGGTGTTGTCCCGCAGCTCCAGGAACTCCTCGATGTCCGCGTGCCAGGTCTCCAGGTAGACAGCCGCCGCGCCCTTGCGCCGGCCGCCCTGGTTCACGGCCGCCACCGAGGCGTCCAGCGTCTTCAGGAACGGGACGATGCCGTTGGAGTGCCCGTTGGTGCCGCGGATCAGCGAACCCCGGGAGCGGACGCGGGAGTAGGCGATGCCGATGCCGCCGGCGTGCTTGGAGAGCCGGGCGACCTGGTGGAGGCGGTCGTAGAGGGAGTCCAGCTCGTCCTTGGGGGAGTCGAGGAGGTAGCAGGACGACATCTGGGCGTGCCGGGTGCCCGAGTTGAACAGGGTGGGGGAGGAGGGCAGGTAGTCGAGGCGGCTCATCAGGCCGTAGAGCGCGGTGACCTCGTCCACGGAGCGTGCGCCCGCCTCTGAATCGGACAGAGTGTCCTCGGCGAGGCCGGCGGCGACCCGCAGCATGAAGTGCTGGGGCGTCTCGACGACCTTGCGGGTGATCGGGTGCCGCAGCAGGTAGCGGCTGTGCAGGGTGCGCAGTCCGAAGTAGCCGAAGCGGTCGTCGGCGGCC
The Streptomyces sp. NBC_01723 genome window above contains:
- a CDS encoding ribonucleoside-diphosphate reductase subunit alpha, giving the protein MTIAPADPAAATPVTTSAMPVTEESDGPGAALLRTLTALTADLPDADPGRVAAAALRGRSAHADEAELRELATEAAAGLISEDPVYSRLAARLLTIGIRAEAASQGVTSFTESVATGHREGLIADRTAEFVRQHADRLDATIDRAADDRFGYFGLRTLHSRYLLRHPITRKVVETPQHFMLRVAAGLAEDTLSDSEAGARSVDEVTALYGLMSRLDYLPSSPTLFNSGTRHAQMSSCYLLDSPKDELDSLYDRLHQVARLSKHAGGIGIAYSRVRSRGSLIRGTNGHSNGIVPFLKTLDASVAAVNQGGRRKGAAAVYLETWHADIEEFLELRDNTGEDARRTHNLNLAHWIPDEFMRRVDADGQWSLFSPADVPELTDLYGAEFDAAYRAAEAAGLARRTLPARELYGRMMRTLAQTGNGWMTFKDTANRTANQTAEPGNVIHSSNLCTEILEVTDDGETAVCNLGSVNLGAFVDVAKGDIDWERLDATVRTAVTFLDRVVDINFYPTEQAGRSNARWRPVGLGAMGLQDVFFQLRLPFDSPEARALSTRIAERIMLAAYETSTDLAERNGPLPAWEKTRTARGVLHPDHYGVETAWPERWAALRERMATTGLRNSLLLAIAPTATIASIAGVYECIEPQVSNLFKRETLSGEFLQVNSYLVNELKRLGVWDARTREALREANGSVQEFSWIPADVRALYRTAWEIPQRGLIDMAVARTPYLDQAQSLNLFLETPTIGKLSSMYAYAWKQGLKTTYYLRSRPATRIARAAGRASVPAQATPDPEAVACSLENPESCEACQ